In Desulfomicrobium macestii, the genomic window GGTCCAGAAAATCAGGCTTTGACAGGTTTTCGTAGAGCTGGCTCCCCGGAAGCGGCTTGGCCTTCATGCAGGCGTCCACGCAGGCCTGGTCCAGGGCCAGTGGGTCGAAGGAGGCGAACATCCCGAGGTTGGGCAGGATGGGCGCATCGTTTTCGCCGTGACAGTCGCAGTTGGGGGAGACATCCACGATAAGCGAAATGTGGAAGTTTGGCCGACCGTCCACGACCGCCTTGGTATATTCCGCCATGCGCTTGTTTAGAAGCTCGTTGGCCGCAAAATTCCTGAACGCGATGGCGTCGAAATTACACGACCCGAGACAGCGTCCGCAGCCGACGCAATTGTCCTCGTTGACGCGCATTTTCCCTGCGTCCTCGTCGAAGAAAAGTCCCTCGTTGGCGCATTCCTTCAGGCAGGCCATGCAGCCCCGGCATTTGGCCTCGTCGATGGAAGCCTTGCCACCGCTGTGCTGCTCGGTCTTGCCGGCCCGGGAGCCGCAGCCCATGCCGATATTCTTGATGGCCCCGCCGAAACCGGTCATCTCGTGTCCCTTGAAATGGGTCAGGCTGATGAACACGTCCGCGTCCATGACGGCCCGCCCGATCTTCGCCTCTTTCACATATTCCCCGCCGACCACGGGCACCGCGATATCGTCGGTTCCCTTCAGCCCATCCCCGATGAGAATGGGGCAGCCGACCGACAGCGGCGAAAACCCGTTTTCCCAAGCGCACTCCAGATGCTCCAGGGCGTTCTTGCGCTTGCCCGGGTACATGGTGTTGCAGTCGGTCAAAAACGGCTTGCCGCCCAACTCCTTGACCAAGTCGGCCACGGCCTTGGCATAGTTGGGACGCAGATAGCTGATGTTGCCCAGTTCGCCAAAATGCAGCTTGATGGCCACGAACTTCCCGTCCATGTCGATCTCCCCAATCCCGGCCTTCCTGATCATCTTCTTGAGCTTGGTGGGCAGTCCGTCTCCAAATGCCACCGTGCGAAAATCGGTAAAATAAACCTTCGCTTTTTCCATTCTTCTCACCTTTATATCCCAACTTATTGATTACACAAGACATGGCGACTTATCTCATAAAAAGACCGAGCCCATGTCCTGCCGTCATTCAACCCTGCTCCTGTTGTCTTCACTCACGGAGCTGAAAAAATCAAAGACCAAATAATTGCCGCCATTTCCCGGATCTGAAACGAGCCGAACGGGTCCAAGGGAATGACGATCTGTTGCAACGACATCTTTCGATGAAAAACAGACGCCATTTCCTTCAGAAACATCACACAAACGACAAATCCCCAGCAAGCGGAGCCTACTGGGGATTCGTTGATTTTTCTCTACCAGAGAGTTGTTAAAAAAAGCGAAGCCATATCAATGACTTCGCCTCTCTTATTGACAAACCTTATTCTGTTCTCTCTCAGAACGGCGCGTCATCCATCCCGCTGGCCTCGGAGGGGAAAGCCGGGCCCATGTCGTCATCGTAGCCGGCGTTCCCGGCTCCGCCCTGCTGGGGCGCGGCCTGGGGGCGCTGCTGGTATTGCGGGGCCTGGGTGTAGCCGCCTTCGGGCTGGCGGGAATCGAGTCCCTGCACGCGGTCGGCCTTGATCTCCGTGGTGTATTTCTCCACGCCGTCCTTGTCTGTCCACTTGCGGGTCTCGATCTTGCCCTCAATGTAGACCAGGCGGCCCTTGGAAAGATAGTTGCCGCAGAATTCAGCCTGCTTGCCCCAGACCACGATGCGGTGCCATTCGGTCTTTTCGACCTTCTGCCCGTCCTTGCCCGTGTATGTTTCATCCGTGGCAATGGAAAAATTGGCCACCGGCTGCCCTGACGGAGTGTAGCGCATCTCCGGATCACGGCCCAAACGGCCGATCAGGATTGCTTTATTCAGACTACCTGCCATGTCGTCTCCTCGTGTATGTTGATTCGGTCATGGATTGGCCACCAGCCTTTCCAGCTCGCCAAGCCCCTCTTCGATCCGGTCGGAGGCCTGGTTGGCGGCCTGTGGATTCCAGTCGGCAAGATGCCGCTGCAACTCCTCCACCTCCTTCACGACCTTGGGAAGTCCCGAGGCCAAAACCTTGCTGATGGCCTCGGCAATGACTCCGAACTGATACAGGTCATCAAGGGCCCTGACAAGCTCAAGCACCCCTGCCATCTCGTAGGGAAATCCGGGCTTGGTCTCTTCGAAGGCCAGGCTCCACAGCCGTGGCCAGGCCTTGCGGACATCTTCCTCGCTGTAGGTGTAGGCGTACACTCGAACTTGCAGGACCTTGCCCATCAGTCTCTCTCCTCCCAGTCGCTCTGCACGCGGCTGACGACCTCCTGGATCTGGCCAAGCTGGTCTTCGGGACAGACTCCGATGAGCGGGCTGTCCCGGTCCACGGAGTCGTTGGTCTCGAAATAGACGGCATAGATGATGCCGTCCGGGCCGCTGTACCGGATCGAGGTCTCGCGCTTCATGCGCGAGAGGATGAAAAGCTCCATCCCGTCCTTTATGTGCACGCTCTGACTGCCCTTGGTCTTGATCTTGATGTCCACGTCGGGGAAGAAATAATACTTACCCTTCTCCGGGGCCAGAAACAGGGACAGGGAGCGGCGCAGGATGCGGGCGATGACCTCTTCGCGAGTCAGGTAATGACGGATGGTCATGAGCTCCTGACCGGCCTGCACGAACTGGCCGTTTTCGATCTCGCCCAGAGACATGACCTCGCCCTTCTGCGGGGCGAACAGAGGTTTCTTGACATTCTCGCGCTCCATCCGGGCCAGCAGGGTCCCGGGGACCTCCTTCCAGGTGCCGCTGGGGCCCACGACCCGCACTCCGGGCTCCTTGGCCACGAATTCCACTTTTCCGCTATGGGGAGCCC contains:
- a CDS encoding DUF362 domain-containing protein; protein product: MEKAKVYFTDFRTVAFGDGLPTKLKKMIRKAGIGEIDMDGKFVAIKLHFGELGNISYLRPNYAKAVADLVKELGGKPFLTDCNTMYPGKRKNALEHLECAWENGFSPLSVGCPILIGDGLKGTDDIAVPVVGGEYVKEAKIGRAVMDADVFISLTHFKGHEMTGFGGAIKNIGMGCGSRAGKTEQHSGGKASIDEAKCRGCMACLKECANEGLFFDEDAGKMRVNEDNCVGCGRCLGSCNFDAIAFRNFAANELLNKRMAEYTKAVVDGRPNFHISLIVDVSPNCDCHGENDAPILPNLGMFASFDPLALDQACVDACMKAKPLPGSQLYENLSKPDFLDQHDHFKNSTPQSEWRSCLDHAEKIGLGTRDYELIFVK
- a CDS encoding single-stranded DNA-binding protein is translated as MAGSLNKAILIGRLGRDPEMRYTPSGQPVANFSIATDETYTGKDGQKVEKTEWHRIVVWGKQAEFCGNYLSKGRLVYIEGKIETRKWTDKDGVEKYTTEIKADRVQGLDSRQPEGGYTQAPQYQQRPQAAPQQGGAGNAGYDDDMGPAFPSEASGMDDAPF
- a CDS encoding type II toxin-antitoxin system RelE/ParE family toxin, with protein sequence MGKVLQVRVYAYTYSEEDVRKAWPRLWSLAFEETKPGFPYEMAGVLELVRALDDLYQFGVIAEAISKVLASGLPKVVKEVEELQRHLADWNPQAANQASDRIEEGLGELERLVANP
- a CDS encoding biotin attachment protein translates to MIDVKELLRELREEPYEKISIRAPHSGKVEFVAKEPGVRVVGPSGTWKEVPGTLLARMERENVKKPLFAPQKGEVMSLGEIENGQFVQAGQELMTIRHYLTREEVIARILRRSLSLFLAPEKGKYYFFPDVDIKIKTKGSQSVHIKDGMELFILSRMKRETSIRYSGPDGIIYAVYFETNDSVDRDSPLIGVCPEDQLGQIQEVVSRVQSDWEERD